From Anaerolineae bacterium:
TACTGGCATATCGCCAAATGGTTGGACGAAAAAATCGCCGAGATGGAAGCGGCGGGCCTGTTGGGCGACAACATTTTCGGCACGGACTTCTCCCTGCGCATCTACACCCACTTGGGCGCGGGGGCCTACATCTGCGGTGAAGAGTCGGCGCTCATGGAGTCATTGGAAGGGAAGCGCGGCCAGCCGCGCATCCGGCCGCCGTTCCCCACCCAGGTGGGGTTATACGGCAAGCCCACGGCCATCAACAATGTGGAGACCCTGACCAATGTGCCTCTCATCGTGCAGCATGGGGCCGACTGGTATCGCACCAGGGGCACGGACCGCAGCCCGGGGCCGAAAATCTTCTCCCTTTCGGGGCGCGTCAAGCGCCCGGGGAACTACGAGTTGCCCCTGGGAACCACCTTCCGCGAACTCATCTGTGAGCACGGCGGCGGCATCATCGACGACCGCCCCATCAAAGCCATCCTGCCCGCCGGGGCTTCTTCGTCCGTCCTGCCGGCCACCGACGAGGTGCTCGATACGCCCATGGACTACGAAAGCGTCCCCAAGGTGGGCGGGATGTTAGGGTCCGCCTCGGTCATCGTGGTGGACGACACGGTGAACCTGGGCTGGCTGGTGAGCAAGACGGTGCGCTTCTTCAAGCATGAATCCTGCGGCAAGTGCACTCCCTGCCGGGAAGGCACGTACTGGATGTATCGCCTCACCGAGCGCCTGATGGATGGCAAGGGCCAGCCCGAAGAGGTGGATTTGCTTTATCAGGTGGCCCAGCAGATCCGGGGCAAAACCCTGTGCCCGCTGGGCGAGTTTTCCACCATGGCGGTGGTGACGGCCATCGAGCGGTTCCGCGAGGATTTTGAGACGCTGGTGGCGGGCGGAGGCCGAGGCTGATGAGGGAGAAGGCGCGGTTGAAGGCCCTCCTGCGCGAGCGTTTCCCTGTCTCACTCCCCCCCTCGCTAAATCATGGAGTGGGATTGAATTAGCCAAGCATCAAGAGGATGCGCTGCATGAGCGATCAACCACAAGTCACGCTGACCATTGACGGCAAGTCGATCACCGTACCGGCGGGAACCCTGGTCGTGGACGCGGCCCGCATGGCAGGGGTGGATATTCCCGTCTTCTGCTACCACCCCAAGATGGAACCCGTGGGGATGTGCCGCATGTGCCTGGTGGAGATTGGCCGTCCCCTGCGCGACCGGGCGACCGGGGAGTTCGTGCGCGAGGAAGACGGCTCCATCCGGGTTCAGTTTGGCCCTCGTCTGGAGACGGCCTGCACCGTGCGCGTTAGCGAGGGAATGGTGGTGCGCACGACCACCGAGAAGGTGCTGGAGTCGCGGCGCAGCATCCTGGAATTCCTGCTCACTTCGCACCCCCTGGATTGCCCCATCTGCGACAAGGGGGGCGAGTGCGCTTTGCAGAATCTCACCATGGCCTGGGGGCCGGGCGAGTCCCGCTTCTTCTATGAAGACAAACTGCATTTGGCCAAGCGGGTCCCCCTGGGCGACCTGATCATCCTCGACCGGGAACGCTGCATCATGTGCGCCCGTTGCATCCGCTTCCAGCGGGATGTCGTCGATGACCCGGTCCTCCAGTTCTATCATCGGGGCCGTTACACCGACATCATCACGGTTTCCGAACCGGGATTCGACTCGTACTGGTCGGGCAACACCACGGACATTTGCCCGGTTGGGGCGTTGACCACGGTGGACTTTCGCTTCGGCGCGCGCCCCTGGGAGATGC
This genomic window contains:
- the nuoF gene encoding NADH-quinone oxidoreductase subunit NuoF, with product MGEHWLLRHRDIPEIHRLEVYRQHGGFEAFRKAVTEMDPDAVTEEVKKSGLRGRGGAGFPTGLKWAFMDKTRWPHYVIANADESEPGTFKDREIMERNPFQFLEGLAIAAYAVGAQRAYIYLRGEYWHIAKWLDEKIAEMEAAGLLGDNIFGTDFSLRIYTHLGAGAYICGEESALMESLEGKRGQPRIRPPFPTQVGLYGKPTAINNVETLTNVPLIVQHGADWYRTRGTDRSPGPKIFSLSGRVKRPGNYELPLGTTFRELICEHGGGIIDDRPIKAILPAGASSSVLPATDEVLDTPMDYESVPKVGGMLGSASVIVVDDTVNLGWLVSKTVRFFKHESCGKCTPCREGTYWMYRLTERLMDGKGQPEEVDLLYQVAQQIRGKTLCPLGEFSTMAVVTAIERFREDFETLVAGGGRG